In Streptacidiphilus sp. P02-A3a, the DNA window GCGGCGGCCGTCCGGAACGCGCCCACTCCCGGCTCTTCGCCGAGATGATGGCCGACGTCGGGCTGGACCCCGGCTACGGCCACTACCTCGACGCGGCCGCCGCGCCGGCCCTGGCGGTGGTGAACCTGATGTCGCTGTTCGGCCTGCACCGCGCCCACCGCGGGGCGCTGATCGGGCAGTTCGCCGCCGTGGAGATCACCTCGTCACCCGGCTCGGAACGCCTGGCGGCGGCGCTGGAACGGCTCGGCGCGGGGCCCGCGGGCGTCCGCTTCTACCAGGAGCACGTCGAGGCCGACGCCGTCCACGAACAGCTGGTGCGGCACGGCGTCATCGAGGCGGCGGTACGGGACGAACCCGACCTTGAGGCGGACATCGCCTTCGGTCTCGCTGCCGGCGCACTGGTCGACGACCGGCTCGCCCGGCACCTGCTGGACTCCTGGCACAGCGGGAGCAGTTCGCTACGCGTCCCGCTCGCCGACGCCCCCGCCCTCGTCGGCCGAGGAGGATGAGCCGTCGGCACCGGGGGAGGGCGGCAGCGACCGCCGCCGGTGGCTGGTGTCGCAGAACGGGTAGTGACGGCTGCGCCGACAGGCGCACAGGGCCACCGTCGGGCGTTCG includes these proteins:
- a CDS encoding CDGSH iron-sulfur domain-containing protein, which codes for MPADSGPILVEGPVEVQLPDGTVRVSERPTVALCACRRSRHYPFCDTSHRRRSLPPSPGADGSSSSADEGGGVGERDA